One region of Trichoderma breve strain T069 chromosome 7 map unlocalized scaffold00007, whole genome shotgun sequence genomic DNA includes:
- a CDS encoding calponin homology (CH) domain-containing protein — MNVLKLQRKFPQFPQNEIFQLSDAFQRLDVEDRGYLDEATAIKATQQSENQPYDVVRQALKEVDLDSSRRVELEDYVGLIAKLRAGSVAQKRMSTGPTPAQPGPGPAHGHASKGSVSGKIQVQGSNANTTHTINEDERTEFTRHINAVLAGDPDIGSRLPFPTDTFEMFDECKDGLVLAKLINDSVPDTIDERVMNIPGRKTKTLNAFQMSENNNIVIESCKGIGCSVVNIGAGDIIEVREHLILGLIWQIIRRGLLGKIDIKLHPELYRLLEEDETLEQFLRLPPEQILLRWFNYHLKAANWPRRVTNFSSDVKDSENYTVLLAQIGSEYGCTRAALQTRDLAQRAEETLQEADKLGCRKFLTPSSLVAGNPKLNLAFVANLFNTHPALDPITEEEKLEVEDFDAEGEREARVFTLWLNSLDVQPAVVSFFDDLRDGSVLMQAYDKVIPGSVNWRHVNKAPAHGGEMLRFKAVENTNYAIELGKQNGFSLVGIQGADITDGQRTLTLGLVWQLMRKNITVTLSSLAQKLGKREITDSEMVRWANDMSKKGGRNSSIRSFKDPAIGSGIFLLDVLNGMKSSYVDYDLVTPGQTEEDAYMNAKLSISIARKLGATIWLVPEDICQVRSRLVTTFIGSLMATHDKM, encoded by the exons ATGAACGTCCTCAAGCTACAGAG GAAGTTTCCTCAGTTCCCGCAGAACGAGATCTTCCAGCTCTCCGATGCCTTCCAGCGCTTAGACGTCGAAGACCGAGGCTACCTCGACGAAGCAACTGCCATCAAGGCAACCCAGCAGAGCGAAAACCAGCCATACGATGTTGTTAGACAAGCCCTGAAAGAAGTAGACTTGGACTCCTCGCGACGAGTGGAGCTGGAAGACTATGTCGGC CTTATTGCGAAGCTGCGCGCTGGGTCGGTCGCCCAGAAACGCATGTCTACAGGCCCTACTCCGGCTCAgcctggacctggacctgCCCATGGCCATGCGTCCAAGGGCAGCGTGAGTGGTAAGATCCAAGTGCAGGGATCAAACGCAAACACCACACACACAATCAACGAAGATGAACGGACTGAGTTTACACGCCATATCAATGCGGTGTTGGCCGGTGATCCAGACATTGGAAGCCGACTTCCGTTCCCTACCGACACATTCGAAATGTTTGATGAATGTAAGGACGGTTTGGTGCttgccaagctcatcaacgATAGCGTTCCTGATACTATCGATGAGCGAGTCATGAACATTCCTGGACGAAAGACCAAGACTCTCAATGCCTTCCAGATGAGcgagaacaacaacatcGTCATTGAGTCTTGCAAGGGTATCGGCTGCTCCGTTGTCAACATTGGAGCTGGTGACATCATCGAAGTTCGCGAGCATCTTATCCTGGGTCTTATTTGGCAAATCATCCGACGAGGTCTCTTGGGTAAAATTGATATTAAGCTGCACCCTGAGCTCTATCGGCTactggaggaggatgaaacTCTAGAACAGTTCCTGAGACTGCCCCCGGAGCAGATCCTGCTTCGTTGGTTCAACTACCACTTGAAGGCCGCAAACTGGCCTCGAAG AGTTACAAATTTCTCTAGCGATGTGAAGGATAGTGAAAACTACACTGTTCTTCTCGCGCAGATTGGATCCGAGTACGGCTGCACTCGGGCCGCTTTGCAAACCAGAGATCTCGCGCAGAGAGCCGAGGAAACTTTGCAAGAAGCTGACAAGCTTGGATGCCGCAAGTTCTTGACCCCGTCATCATTGGTTGCGGGTAACCCCAAGCTTAACTTGGCATTCGTTgccaatctcttcaacaCTCATCCCGCGCTTGACCCCATCacggaagaggagaagctggaggttgaagactttgatgcAGAGGGTGAACGTGAGGCAAGAGTCTTCACCCTATGGCTCAACAGTTTGGATGTGCAGCCTGCTGTAGTCTCCTTCTTTGATGACCTGAGAGACGGATCGGTGCTTATGCAAGCATACGACAAAGTCATCCCGGGTTCTGTTAACTGGCGCCATGTTAACAAGGCTCCCGCCCACGGAGGAGAAATGCTCAGATtcaaggccgtcgagaacACCAACTATGCTATTGAGCTTGGCAAACAGAATGGATTTTCTCTCGTGGGCATCCAAGGAGCAGATATCACTGACGGTCAAAGAACATTGACACTGGGACTCGTATGGCAACTCATGCGAAAGAACATCACGGTGACTTTGTCCTCATTGGCACAGAAGCTCGGCAAGAGAGAGATTACCGACTCTGAAATGGTCAGATGGGCCAACGACATGTCCAAGAAGGGCGGTCGCAACTCATCTATCCGGTCTTTCAAGGATCCGGCCATTGGCTCTGGTATCTTCCTTTTGGATGTGTTGAACGGCATGAAGAGCAGCTACGTCGACTATGACCTTGTGACTCCCGGTCaaacagaagaagacgcaTACATGAACGCCAAGTTGAGTATCAGCATCGCTCGTAAGCTTGGTGCTACCATATGGCTTGTCCCAGAGGATATTTGCCAAGTTCGTAGCCGCCTGGTAACTACGTTTATCG GATCTCTCATGGCGACTCATGATAAAATGTAG
- a CDS encoding RNA recognition motif domain-containing protein, giving the protein MSRGGTTLYVTGFSHGTRARDLAYEFERYGRLVRCDIPAPRSTSSRLFAFVEYEDRRDADDAYHEMHNKRIGRDDLLKIEWARTPPSASWRFESGRDRDRRGPRSPRRGRSPSPRRSTRDYSPRKEERRDRDRDYDRDSRRDRDRSRSPEHRDRDRDAKDERDDRDRKENGTNGDERKAESPLPAHDDLDVAE; this is encoded by the exons ATGTCTCGCGGCGGCACTACCTTATATGTCACAGGCTTCAGCCACGGCACCCGCGCCCGCGACCTTGCCTACGAATTCGAACG ATATGGGCGCTTGGTTCGCTGCGATATTCCTGCACCACGATCTACTTCCAGCCGACT GTTCGCATTCGTCGAATACGAAGACCGACGTGATGCCGATGATGCGTATCACGAAATGCACAACAAACGCATTGGCCGAGACGACCTATTGAAGATCGAG TGGGCCAGAACGCCTCCATCAGCCTCGTGGCGCTTCGAATCTGGTCGTGATCGTGACCGCCGTGGACCCCGATCTCCTCGTCGTGGACGCTCACCATCCCCTCGACGCAGCACCCGCGACTATTCTCCACGGAAAGAGGAGCGCCGCGATCGTGACAGAGATTATGATCGTGATAGCCGAAGGGACCGAGACCGATCTCGAAGCCCTGAACACCG GGACCGTGACCGCGATGCAAAGGATGAGCGCGATGATCGTGACCGAAAGGAGAATGGAACTAACGGTGACGAAAGGAAAG CTGAGAGCCCTCTTCCCGCCCATGACGATCTTGATGTTGCTGAGTAG